The Amycolatopsis sp. DG1A-15b genome contains the following window.
CCGGCCGAGCCGCCCGCGGCCCAGGTTCAGCAGCGCCATCGCCAGCTGCCGGCCGTCCGGGCCGAGCTCGCGGTAGCGCGCGAGCACGTCCATCTCGCGGTTGTAGACGATGCGCGTGCCGCCGGCGGCCATCCGCGCGGCCCCGATCGTCTTGGACACCTCGACCCGGCGTTTCACCAGCCGCAGGATCTCCTTGTCCAGCCAGTCGATCTCCTCGCGGAGCGACGCGATGTCGTCGCCCGCGGGAGTGTGCTCGGCGGGCTGGCCGTCGGCGTTCGTCGCGTGTGCGTTCATCGGGACCTCTTCCTCGAAGCCCGGACCCGGCCCCAGGGACGGCGACAGCCCCGGGTCCGTGGACTCCG
Protein-coding sequences here:
- a CDS encoding chorismate mutase — encoded protein: MNAHATNADGQPAEHTPAGDDIASLREEIDWLDKEILRLVKRRVEVSKTIGAARMAAGGTRIVYNREMDVLARYRELGPDGRQLAMALLNLGRGRLGR